CGGCCCAGGACGAGATCCAGTCCCCGCTGTCGGGCGCGCGGAGTGCGAGTGAGACGCTCTGCGGTGTAGGACCGGATCTGCTCGATGTCGACTCCGCCGTTGCGGAGCTCGAGGGGCCCGGCCTCCAGCACGAGTACGGCGCCGACCTGCATGGAGCTTGGGTAGCTCCGCGCGTCCCGCGTGGCAAGACCGCGATCGAGCTAGGCGTCGCCGGTTCGATGGCTGCGCAGGGCCGGCATGCGCCAGGCGACGAGCGCGACGACCAAGAGACAGCCGACTCCGCCGGACACCACCGCGAAGGTCGCGCTGGTCGCAGCGGCGAGAAAGCCCGACTCGGCCGCGCCGAGCTGATTCGAGGCTCCGATGAAGATGAAGTTCACCGAGCTCACCCGGCCGCGAAGCGCGTCGGGCGTGGAGAGCTGGATCGCGGTGCCCCGCAGCACGACGCTCACCGCATCGGCCATTCCCGCGACCATGTACGCGAGGACCGAGAGCGGGAAGTACCGCGAGAGCCCGAACACGATGGTCGCGAGTCCGTAGACCGCCACCGCCACGAGCAGCGCCCGTCCGGTGCGCCGGAATCCCGGCAGGAAGATCAGCGCGGCCGACATCGCCAGCGCCCCGAGCTCCAGCGACGCCGAGAGCACCCCGTAACCGAGCTCGCCGACCGCGAGGATGTCGCGCGCGTAGATCGGCAGCAGCGCCGTCGCTCCGCCGAGGATCACCGCGAACATGTCGAGCGTCATGCAGCCGAGCACGACCGGACTGTGCCAGACGAAGAGCAGACCCTCGCGGATCGCAGCCCAGCTGACGCGCGCGCTCGTCGCGGCTCCGAGCGGCGGGAGCGCCAGAAGCGACGCGAGCGACCCCGCGATCAGCAGCGCGTGCAGCGCGTAGACCGACGCGATCCCGCCCTTCGCCGCCGTGAATCCCATCAGCATCGGCCCGGTCGCGAACGCGAGCCAGACCGCGGTGGAGCTCACCGTCACCGCGCGCGGAAACAGCGCTCGCGGCACGAGTTGCGGCAGGATCGATGCACGCGCCGGCGACTCGAAGACCGACGCGATCGCCGCCAGCGCGATCGCCGCGTAGAGCCCCGGAAGGCGGATGCTGCCCGAGAGAGTCGCGAGACAGAGCGAAAGCGAGCAGAGCAGCGGAACCAACTGGGCGATCAGCAGCAGCCGGCGCCGGTCCACCACGTCGGCGACCGCGCCCGCGAACAAGGAGAGCGGCAGCACCGGCAGGAACTGGGTCAGCCCGATCATTCCCAGCTGGAACGGCGACTGCGTGAGGTCGTAGACGTGCCACGAGACGGCCGTTCGCAGCAGCATCATCGCGGTGCCCGCGAAGAAACGGCTGGCCAGGTACCGGCGGAATCTCGGCTCGCGAAACACCGCGAGGATTTCGTCGTCGGTTCCCGAGGGCTCAGGCATGGATTCCGAAGACCGCGAGCGCGCGCGGACCGTGCGCGCCCAGCACGAGCATCCCCTCGATGTCCGCGGTCTTCGACGGGCCGGCGACGAACGTGAAGTGGTGGTGCGCGAGCGCGCCGTCGGGAAGACCCGCGAGCGCGGCGTTCATGTCGCTGACGATCCGGCTCGTGTCGAGCAGCAGGATCAGGCGCTCGCACAGGATCGGGAGCGCGCGCGGGCGCGCCTCGCGGCCGTCGAGGCCGACCGCGCCGTTCTCGGCGACGCCGAGAGCTCCGCAGAGGATCGCGACCGACACGTCGGCGAGCGAATGCGGGTCGGTCTCGCGCGGCACGGGCTGCCACGGCCCGGCTCCGATCCAGCCGAGCGCGGCCTCACTCGCGAGAACGCGCGCGCCTGCGCCCCACTCGCGACACAGCTCTGCGACGCGCGAGCCGAGCGCGCTCGCGGCGAAGGGTCCGCGCGCCTCGCCACCCGCGGCCTCGAGCCGCTCGGCGAACGCCGCAAAATCTCCGCGACCCGGACCCGAGACGAACGGCGCGGGCGCGGGCACGCCGTGGTGCGACGCGGCTCGCACCCGCGCGAGGATCCGCTCGCGCGCGCTCACGGGCCGGCCCCGCGCACGCGATCTCGCCAGCGCGCGCGGAAGCTCGCACCGGGGTGCGTCGGGAGCTCGCGCGAGGCCAGCCACGGCCCGGCGGGATTTCCCGGCCAGCGTCGCGACAGGACCGGCCAGGCCGCGCGCAGCGCGAGCCCGGCAAGCGCGTAGAGCGCCGGGCTCGAGAGGCATGCCGCCGCGAATCGCGAGAGCAGCCGCTCGCGAAGTCCGCGCGGCACGTCGCTCGCGCGCCAGGAGATCAGCTGCTCGTGCAAATCGATCTTCACCGGACACACCGCCGTGCAGCTGCCGCACAGCGTCGACGCGAGCGGAAGGCCGCGTTGCTCTTCGGTTCCACCGAGCGCGGGCGCGAGCACCAGCCCGATCGGACCCGGAATCGCGAATCCGTAGGCATGACCGCCGGCGCGCCGGTACACCGGACAGGTGTTCAAGCAAGCGCCGCAGCGAATGCAGCCGAGCGCCCGTCGGTGCCGCTCGTCCGCGAGCAAGCGGGTGCGGCCGTTGTCGACGAGTACGATGTGAAGCTCGGCGCCAGGACGCGGACCGTTGACCAGGCTCGTATACACCGAAATGGGTTGACCCGTCGCGCTTCGCGCGAGAAGCCGCAGCAGCACCGCGAGGTCGGCGAGGCCGGGAATCAGCTTCTCGAGCCCCAGACACGCGACGTGCAGTCCCGGCAGACTCATGCCGAGGTCGGCATTCCCCTCGTTGGTGACCACGACCAGCGTTCCGCTCTCGGCGACCGCGAAGTTCGCCCCGGTGATCGCGGCATCCGCGCCGAGGAAGCAGCTGCGCAGGTGCCGGCGCGCGGCCTCCGTGAGTCGCACGGGATCGGTCTCGCCCGGGGGCACGTCGAGCTCGCGATGGAAGAGCGCGCCGATGTCCTCGCGGCTGCGGTGGATCGCCGGCATGATGATGTGGGATGGCGGCTCGCTTGCGAGCTGGACGATCCGCTCGCCGAGATCGGTATCGACGACCTCGACCCCGCGACTCTCGAGGTAGGGGTTGAGCCCGCACTCCTCGGTCAGCATCGACTTGCTCTTCACGACCCTTCGCGCGCCGCGGGACTCGAGCAGCTGGTGCACGATCCGGTTCAGCGCCGGCGCGTCCTCGGCCCAGTGCACGACGGCGCCGGCCCGACTCGCGTTCTCCTCGAAGCGCTCGAGCAGGAGATCGAGGTGGTCGAGCGCATGGGCCTTCAGCGCGCGCGCGTGCTCGCGCAGGCGTTCGAAGTCGGGCTCGGCGCGGCCCGCCTGGTCGCGCTTCTCGCGCAGATTGAACACCGCGGCGTCGTGCGCCGATCGCCGCTCCCCGTCGGGTAGCACCGCGAGCGCGCGCCGGTCGAGCCCGGCACTCAACGCCCGGCTCCGCTGGCGAGGATCTCCGCGAGGTGGATCGCGCGCGGGCCGAAGCCCTCCCGCGCGCGCAGGCCCTCGAGGTGCAGCAGGCAGCTCACGTCCGTGCCCGTCACGTACTCGGCGCCGCTCTCCGAGAGTGCGCGGAGCTTGTCGCGGCCGATTCGCGCGGAGAGCTCGGGGAACCCGAACGAGAATGCGCCGCCGAAGCCGCAGCACTCGTCGCGCCGCGACACCGGCCGCAGCTCGAGCCCCGAGACGCCGCGGAGCAGCGTTTCCGTGACCCCGATCCGTGACGGCTCGGGGTCGAGACGCTCGCTGGCTCGGCCGAGCTCGAGCTCGCGAAGTCCGTGACAGCTCTCGAGCAGCGCGACGCGGTGAGGAAAGCATGCGCCCACGTCGCTCGTGCCGAGCCGCGAGACGATGAACTCGCCGAGCTCGAACGTGCGCGAGGCCAGCCGCCACGCCCGAGCCTCACCGATCAGGTCCGCATAGCGGCGCCGGACGGTCGCAACGCAGCTTGCCGACGGACAGACCACCGCGTCCGCGCCCGCGAAGCGCTCCACGTGCGCGCGCGCGAGCCGCACCGCCTCGCGTCGCGCGCCGCTGGTCACGAAGGGCTGCCCGCAGCAGGTCTGGCCCGCGTCGAAGCCGACCTCGCAGCCGAGTCGCTCGAGCACCGTCGCGGTGGCGAGTCCGACCTCGGGAGCGAGCTGATCGACGTAGCACGGGATGAAGAGCGCGACGCTCGGCCGCTGCGCCGCGAGCTCAGGCATCGGGAAGCAGCGCCCCGACCTCGTCCGGCTCGAGCACGTACCCTGTGGCGCAGAACTCGCAGCGCACCTCGAGGCGCTCGCGCATCTCGGCGATCGCCCGCGTCTCCTCGCGGCCGAGCAAGGTCACCGCGCGCCGGATCCGCTCGGCGTCGCAGGCGCAGTGGAATTCCGGTCGCGAGCGCTGGCGTCCTCGCGCACCGATGCCCTCGAGAAGCCGGTCGACGATTCCGTCGGCGCTGAGCCCTGCGCGCACCAGCTCCGTCGGCGAAGGCAGCGCGCGGACGGTGCGCTCGAGCCGCGCGAGCACCTCTTCGTCGGCGTCCGGAAGCGCCTGGACCAGATATCCGCCCGCGGCTTCGATCGAGCGATCGCTCGCGACGTGGACCCCGACCGCGAGCGCGGAGGCCGTCTGCTCGCTCTCGGCCAGGTAGTGGGTGAGATCCTCGGCCACCTCGCCCGAGACGATCGGAACGATTCCGGTGTAGGGCTCGCGCCAGCTCGGGTGGTATCGCACGACCGCGAGGATTCCCTTCCCGACCGCCGCTCCGACGTCGAGCTTGCCCGAGCGCGAAGGGGGGTGAGCGGAAGGATCGGACACGTAGCCGCGCACCCGGCCGAGGTGGTCGGCGATCACGGTCATCTGCCCGAGCGGCCCGTCGCCGCGGAACTGCAGCTGGAGCGTCTCGTCCTGCTTCGCGCCCGCGGCGAGGAGTACGCCGCCCATCAGAGCGCGGCCGAGCGCCGCGCTCGCGGTCGGCGCCGTCTCGTGACGGCGCGCGGCCTCCGCGACCAGCCCCGTCGCCACGATCGCGCGCACGGACAGCCCGCCATCGGCGGAGACCGTCCGCACCAGCTCGCACGCTCCCGCCGTGATCCTCGCTGCATCCATCGCAGACGCGAGAATACCGGCCCGACGAAGGCTCGCTACAGAACCAGCTCGGCGAGCATTCGCAGCGCCTCCGGCTGACCGCTGCCGATGCAGAGCGTTCCGACCGGCGAGGCCTTCCACGCCTGGAGCCGATCGCGGATTCGCTCGCGCGGGCCGAGCAGCGCGACCTCGTCCACCAGCGCGTCGGGCACCGCCGCCATGGCCTCCATCTTCTTTCCCTCGAGATAGAGGTCCTGGATCTTCTCGGCCGCCTCTTCGTAGCCGAGACGCTTGGCGTAGTCGTTGTAGAAGTTCTTGTTCCGGGCTCCCATCCCGCCGATGTACAGCGCGAGCATCGGCTTCACGGCATTCCTGCACTGCGCGACGTCGTCGCCGAGCACGCAGGTCACGAAGGGCGAGACCTCGAAGTCGGCCATGCTCTTGCCGCCGCCCGCCTTCTTGAACCCCGCTTCGACGTGGGGCGCGAAGACGCTCCACTTGTCCGGGGACATCCAGACCGGGAAGAAGCCGTCGGCGACCTCGGCCGCGACCTTCACGCCGGCCGGGCTGATCGCCGCGGTGTAGATCGGAAGATCGGCGCGTCCGTGCAGGATGCTCTTCAGCGGCTTGCCGAGTCCGGTCGCTCCCGGACCCGAGTACGGCAGGTCGTACTCCTCGCCGTGAAACTCGACCGGCTGCTCGCGTCGCAGGATCTGGCGGATGATCTGCACGTACTCGCGCGTTCGCGTGAGTGGCTTGCCGTACTTGACCCCGTGCCAGCCCTCGACGACCTGCGGGCCGGAAGGACCGATCCCGAGGATGAATCGCCCCCCCGAAAGCGCGTCGAGGCTCATCGCCGTCATCGCGGCCATCGCGGGCGTGCGCGCAGGGATCTGCATGATCGCAGTGCCGAGCCGGATGCGGCTGGTCTGGGCTCCGATCCACGCCAGCGGCGTGATCGCGTCCGATCCATACGCTTCCGCGGTCCAGACCGAATCGAAGCCGAGCTTCTCGGCTTCCTTGATCAGCTCCATGGGCAAGCCCATTCCGCGTCCCGAGTATCCGACGAGCAATCCGAGTTTCATCGCGCTTCTCCTTCCGGCGACACCGGGGCGATCCTACACCGGGCGCGCCGTCGCGAGCAAAATCGGCGGACCCGAGCTCTCTCCCTCGACACTCCCGTGTCGGCTTTCTAAGCTACCGATGAGTCTCTGAGACTCGTGATCATTCGAAGGGGATCCGTATGTCCTGGCAAAAGTCGATCAAGGACGCCGTGAAGGCGCTGAAGAAAGAAGAGCAAGCGCTCGCGAAACAGCTCGAGCAGCTGCGCACTCGGATGGCCAACCTGACGGGTCTGTCCGCGGGCCGAAAGGGCGCCGCTCCGGGGCGCAAGCCCGGTCGCGGCAATCGCCTGAGCGAAGAGGGTCGTCGGGCGATCTCTCTGGCGGCGAAGCGCCGCTGGGCGAAATACCGCGGGAAGAAGCGAAAGTAACTCCCACGCAGATCTATGCGTCGCGACGTCGGGGTGATCTTCCACTCGGGAGATCACCCCGCGTCCGCTTCTACCCCGTGACTTCCACTTCTCCATCGACGAGGGGGTCGACAATGCGCTTTCGAATCGTGGCGTCGCTGGGCGCCCTGGCCGTGCTCTCGGGCTGCATCCTCTATGCGCCGGTCGATCTGGGCGCTCTCGGCAGCCCGGGCAAGCTGCAGGAAACGGTCGTTCTGGGCCGCGCGGGAGCGAAGCTCGCGCTGATCGAGGTCTCGGGCGTGATCGCCGAGGCCGACAGCCGTTCGCGGATCGGAATCTCCGAGCGACCCGGCCTGATCGTCGAGACGCGCAACGCCCTGGATCGAGCCGCCGCCGACGAAGACGTCGTCGGAGGCCTGCTGCGCATCAACTCGCCCGGCGGCTCGGTGTCGGCGAGCGACACGCTGCACCACGAGATCGAGAGCTGGAAGTCCGAGCACAAACACCCGGTGGTCGCCTATCTGAACGGAATCGCGACCTCGGGCGGCTACTACGTCGCGATGGCGAGTGATCGCGTGATCGCGCACCCGTCCAGCGTCACCGGCTCGATCGGCGTGGTGATGCCGGGTCTCTCCATCGAAGGGCTGATGGAGAAGTACGGCGTCGTCGATCAGACGCTCACGAGCGGAAAGTTCAAGGACGCCGGCACACTCTTGCGCGACATGAGCTCAGAAGAGCGCGTTCAGCTCTCCAGCGTGATCAACGACCTGTTCGCCCGCTTCGTGGACATCGTGGTCAAGGGGCGGCCCGAGCTGTCTCGCGAGGAAATCACCACGCTCGCCGACGGGCGCGTCTACTCCGCGCGGCAGGCGCTCGAGTCCGGACTCGTCGACGAGCTCGGCTACCTGGAGGACGCCGTCGAGGAGCTGGAGACGCGCGCCGGAATCAGCGAGTCGCGCGTCGTCACCTACCACAGGGCCAATCAGACGCGCGAGAACATCTACAGCCGAGGTCCGAACATCTCCGTACAGGTGACCGACGTGAATCTTCTGCCGATCCGCAGGAGCGAGCTCGCGCCGGGCTTCTACTATCTGTGGCCGGGCGCCCTGGAGCCTTGAGCGGAGACGGCCGCT
This genomic interval from Deltaproteobacteria bacterium contains the following:
- a CDS encoding MFS transporter; amino-acid sequence: MPEPSGTDDEILAVFREPRFRRYLASRFFAGTAMMLLRTAVSWHVYDLTQSPFQLGMIGLTQFLPVLPLSLFAGAVADVVDRRRLLLIAQLVPLLCSLSLCLATLSGSIRLPGLYAAIALAAIASVFESPARASILPQLVPRALFPRAVTVSSTAVWLAFATGPMLMGFTAAKGGIASVYALHALLIAGSLASLLALPPLGAATSARVSWAAIREGLLFVWHSPVVLGCMTLDMFAVILGGATALLPIYARDILAVGELGYGVLSASLELGALAMSAALIFLPGFRRTGRALLVAVAVYGLATIVFGLSRYFPLSVLAYMVAGMADAVSVVLRGTAIQLSTPDALRGRVSSVNFIFIGASNQLGAAESGFLAAATSATFAVVSGGVGCLLVVALVAWRMPALRSHRTGDA
- a CDS encoding Hsp33 family molecular chaperone HslO encodes the protein MDAARITAGACELVRTVSADGGLSVRAIVATGLVAEAARRHETAPTASAALGRALMGGVLLAAGAKQDETLQLQFRGDGPLGQMTVIADHLGRVRGYVSDPSAHPPSRSGKLDVGAAVGKGILAVVRYHPSWREPYTGIVPIVSGEVAEDLTHYLAESEQTASALAVGVHVASDRSIEAAGGYLVQALPDADEEVLARLERTVRALPSPTELVRAGLSADGIVDRLLEGIGARGRQRSRPEFHCACDAERIRRAVTLLGREETRAIAEMRERLEVRCEFCATGYVLEPDEVGALLPDA
- a CDS encoding lactate utilization protein; this translates as MLPDGERRSAHDAAVFNLREKRDQAGRAEPDFERLREHARALKAHALDHLDLLLERFEENASRAGAVVHWAEDAPALNRIVHQLLESRGARRVVKSKSMLTEECGLNPYLESRGVEVVDTDLGERIVQLASEPPSHIIMPAIHRSREDIGALFHRELDVPPGETDPVRLTEAARRHLRSCFLGADAAITGANFAVAESGTLVVVTNEGNADLGMSLPGLHVACLGLEKLIPGLADLAVLLRLLARSATGQPISVYTSLVNGPRPGAELHIVLVDNGRTRLLADERHRRALGCIRCGACLNTCPVYRRAGGHAYGFAIPGPIGLVLAPALGGTEEQRGLPLASTLCGSCTAVCPVKIDLHEQLISWRASDVPRGLRERLLSRFAAACLSSPALYALAGLALRAAWPVLSRRWPGNPAGPWLASRELPTHPGASFRARWRDRVRGAGP
- a CDS encoding LLM class F420-dependent oxidoreductase, whose product is MKLGLLVGYSGRGMGLPMELIKEAEKLGFDSVWTAEAYGSDAITPLAWIGAQTSRIRLGTAIMQIPARTPAMAAMTAMSLDALSGGRFILGIGPSGPQVVEGWHGVKYGKPLTRTREYVQIIRQILRREQPVEFHGEEYDLPYSGPGATGLGKPLKSILHGRADLPIYTAAISPAGVKVAAEVADGFFPVWMSPDKWSVFAPHVEAGFKKAGGGKSMADFEVSPFVTCVLGDDVAQCRNAVKPMLALYIGGMGARNKNFYNDYAKRLGYEEAAEKIQDLYLEGKKMEAMAAVPDALVDEVALLGPRERIRDRLQAWKASPVGTLCIGSGQPEALRMLAELVL
- the sppA gene encoding signal peptide peptidase SppA — encoded protein: MRFRIVASLGALAVLSGCILYAPVDLGALGSPGKLQETVVLGRAGAKLALIEVSGVIAEADSRSRIGISERPGLIVETRNALDRAAADEDVVGGLLRINSPGGSVSASDTLHHEIESWKSEHKHPVVAYLNGIATSGGYYVAMASDRVIAHPSSVTGSIGVVMPGLSIEGLMEKYGVVDQTLTSGKFKDAGTLLRDMSSEERVQLSSVINDLFARFVDIVVKGRPELSREEITTLADGRVYSARQALESGLVDELGYLEDAVEELETRAGISESRVVTYHRANQTRENIYSRGPNISVQVTDVNLLPIRRSELAPGFYYLWPGALEP
- a CDS encoding (Fe-S)-binding protein; this encodes MPELAAQRPSVALFIPCYVDQLAPEVGLATATVLERLGCEVGFDAGQTCCGQPFVTSGARREAVRLARAHVERFAGADAVVCPSASCVATVRRRYADLIGEARAWRLASRTFELGEFIVSRLGTSDVGACFPHRVALLESCHGLRELELGRASERLDPEPSRIGVTETLLRGVSGLELRPVSRRDECCGFGGAFSFGFPELSARIGRDKLRALSESGAEYVTGTDVSCLLHLEGLRAREGFGPRAIHLAEILASGAGR